ATCCCAACGACGCCCGGTACAAGGCCGAGGCCCGCGAGAACATCCGCGTCTGCGAGAAGAAGGTTGACCGACAGAACGAAAAACGCCGGCACTGAGCGCGACGCGACGTCCCCCCGTGGGGCGCTGCGGAGCAACCTGTTGGCCTGGTACGACCGCGAACGACGGCCGCTCCCCTGGCGGGAACGGCCGTCGGCCTATGGCATCTGGGTCTCGGAGATCATGCTCCAGCAGACGACCGTCGCGACGGTCATGACGCGGTGGCGCCCGTTCGTCGCGAGGTTCCCCGACCAGGCCGCGCTGGCCGCCGCCCCGCTCGAGGACGTGCTGGCGGCGTGGAGCGGTCTGGGCTATTACCGCCGCGCCCGCGCCCTGCACGAGGCGGCGCGCGAGGTGATGCGCGCCGGCGGCGAGCTCCCGCGCGACGCCGCCGGCTGGCGCGCCCTGCCTGGCGTCGGCCCGTACACGGCCGGCGCGGTGGCGAGCATGGCCTGCGGCCAGCGCGCGGCCGCCGTGGACACCAACGTCTCCCGCGTGCTGCGGCGCCTGCACTGCCGTGACGCCGCTGCCGCCGACGCCCTGACCGCCGCCGCGCTCGCGCGGCTCGCCGACGAGCTCGTGGACCCCGACCGCCCGGGCGACTGGAACCAGGCCCTGATGGACCTGGGCGCGGCGGTCTGCACCCCCGCGGCGCCGGACTGCGGCGCCTGCCCGCTCGCGGGCGGTTGCCGGGCGCGACGCGGCGGCGACCCGGCGGCGGTGGCCGGCCGACGCGCCGGTCCCGTGACCACGGCGGTCGTCCTGTCGCTCCTGGTGGTCCGCAGCGGCCGGGGCCTGGTCGCCGTGCCTTCCGGGGAGACGAACGGCATCCGCTGCGCCGGCTTGACCGCGCCCGTGCGCGTCGGGTTCGCCGGCCTCCACGAGGGTCTCTGGGGGCTGCCGTCGACGTCGTGGTACCCGCTCGCTGGGCCGGTCCCCGTCGAGGCCTTCGCCGCCGCCTGGCGCGGGACACTGGGAGAGGGGGCGGCGCCCCCGGAGCACCGCGGCGCCGTGCGGCACGCGATCACCCGCTACCGCCTGCGCGCGGAGGTGTTCTCGACGACGGTGGGAGCGGGGTGGACCTCGCCCGCGCCCTGGGTCCGCTGCGCCCCGCCGCGGCTGGCCGCGCTCCCCTGGAGCTCGCTGGCGCACAAGGCGCTGCGCCGCGCCGGCGTCTCGATTGAGATTTGACTTAACGTATCCGCTTTTCCATCATTCCGACCAGCGGGCGTGCCGTGTCCCGGAGGGATGACCACGCGGCCGCGAACGCTGCACGACGCGTCAGAAGGGTGGACCGATCATGCTGCAGATCACACGCCAGACCGAGTACGCCATCCGCGGCCTGATGGAACTGGCGGAGAGGGACAACGGCACGCCCGTGCGCCTCAAGGCGCTCGCGGAAGCCTGCGAGGTGTCCGAGGCGTTCCTGGCCAAGATCTTCCAGATGCTGTCCCAGCACAACGTCGTGAAGTCGCACCGCGGCGTGAAAGGCGGCTTCTCGCTCGGACGCGAGAAGGACCAGATCAACCTGCGCGAAATCGTGGAGATCTGCGAGGGGGGCATCGCCCTGAACCACTGCCTGCGCAAGGTCGACCCGTGCTGCCGCACCGAC
This is a stretch of genomic DNA from bacterium. It encodes these proteins:
- a CDS encoding A/G-specific adenine glycosylase, with the protein product MAWYDRERRPLPWRERPSAYGIWVSEIMLQQTTVATVMTRWRPFVARFPDQAALAAAPLEDVLAAWSGLGYYRRARALHEAAREVMRAGGELPRDAAGWRALPGVGPYTAGAVASMACGQRAAAVDTNVSRVLRRLHCRDAAAADALTAAALARLADELVDPDRPGDWNQALMDLGAAVCTPAAPDCGACPLAGGCRARRGGDPAAVAGRRAGPVTTAVVLSLLVVRSGRGLVAVPSGETNGIRCAGLTAPVRVGFAGLHEGLWGLPSTSWYPLAGPVPVEAFAAAWRGTLGEGAAPPEHRGAVRHAITRYRLRAEVFSTTVGAGWTSPAPWVRCAPPRLAALPWSSLAHKALRRAGVSIEI
- a CDS encoding Rrf2 family transcriptional regulator translates to MLQITRQTEYAIRGLMELAERDNGTPVRLKALAEACEVSEAFLAKIFQMLSQHNVVKSHRGVKGGFSLGREKDQINLREIVEICEGGIALNHCLRKVDPCCRTDECKMSHVWDKAQSALVDALEKTTLADLV